A window of the Haloarcula litorea genome harbors these coding sequences:
- a CDS encoding sulfatase, giving the protein MTNIVLVTVDSLRADRVGCYGHERDTSPTVDALADEGLQFDGYANAHATRASFPAILTGTYPLEFGGAGYMSEGRSIVAEPLSAAGYHTGGFHSNLWLSRDYGYDRGFDHFYDSKSDPSLLARLRSWVKLNVPQDSAVYGLLQRLYDTTEEKAGVNVGNTYQDAEVITDRAVDWLADADESFFCWVHYMDVHHPYVPRTEAAASFGLDLDCSQQEAIRLRRKMLEEPGELTDAEHRTILDLYDAEIRYTDREIGRLLDAVDRHTDEETAVVLTADHGEELGDHGAYGHSSTMYDEILHVPFVVSPPESAELDPARAGEAVELLDVPPTVCDLAGVEPPETYRGRSALDRLGTGDQPAVISETDLDEEYKLSLRADGWKYIWDRETERTELYDLDADPGETDDVVETASERAESMRETLTEHLGDLRATNESVPEVSMDATTEERLRDLGYLE; this is encoded by the coding sequence ATGACGAACATCGTGCTGGTGACGGTCGACTCGCTCCGGGCCGACCGCGTCGGCTGCTACGGCCACGAGCGCGACACGTCGCCGACCGTCGACGCCCTCGCCGACGAGGGGTTGCAGTTCGACGGGTACGCGAACGCCCACGCGACCCGCGCCTCCTTCCCCGCGATCCTGACCGGCACCTACCCGCTGGAGTTCGGCGGGGCCGGCTACATGTCCGAGGGCCGGTCGATCGTCGCCGAACCGCTCTCGGCGGCCGGCTACCACACCGGCGGCTTCCACTCCAACCTCTGGCTCTCGCGCGACTACGGCTACGACCGGGGGTTCGACCACTTCTACGACTCCAAGAGCGACCCGTCGCTGCTGGCCCGCCTCCGGTCGTGGGTGAAGCTCAACGTCCCGCAGGACAGCGCGGTCTACGGGCTGCTCCAGCGCCTCTACGACACCACCGAGGAGAAGGCCGGCGTCAACGTCGGCAACACCTACCAGGACGCCGAGGTCATCACCGACCGGGCCGTCGACTGGCTGGCCGACGCCGACGAGTCGTTCTTCTGCTGGGTCCACTATATGGACGTCCACCACCCCTACGTCCCCCGGACGGAGGCCGCCGCGTCGTTCGGGCTCGACCTCGACTGCTCCCAGCAGGAGGCCATCCGCCTGCGCCGGAAGATGCTGGAGGAGCCGGGCGAGCTGACCGACGCGGAACACCGGACGATCCTGGACCTCTACGACGCCGAGATCCGTTACACCGACCGGGAGATCGGGCGGCTGCTCGACGCGGTCGACCGCCACACCGACGAGGAGACCGCCGTCGTGCTGACCGCGGACCACGGCGAGGAACTGGGCGACCACGGGGCGTACGGCCACAGCTCGACGATGTACGACGAGATCCTCCACGTCCCGTTCGTCGTCTCGCCCCCCGAGAGCGCCGAGCTGGACCCCGCACGGGCGGGCGAGGCCGTCGAACTGCTGGACGTCCCGCCGACGGTGTGTGACCTCGCGGGCGTCGAGCCGCCCGAGACCTACCGCGGGCGCTCGGCGCTGGACCGCCTCGGCACGGGCGACCAGCCAGCCGTCATCAGCGAGACGGACCTCGACGAGGAGTACAAGCTCTCGCTGCGGGCCGACGGCTGGAAGTACATCTGGGACCGCGAGACAGAGCGGACGGAACTGTACGACCTCGACGCCGACCCCGGCGAGACGGACGACGTCGTCGAGACGGCGTCGGAGCGCGCCGAGTCGATGCGCGAGACGCTGACCGAGCACCTGGGCGACCTCCGCGCCACGAACGAGTCGGTCCCGGAGGTGTCGATGGACGCCACCACCGAGGAACGGCTCCGCGACCTCGGCTACCTGGAGTAG
- a CDS encoding AAA family ATPase, giving the protein MTDNDIDTLQRKLGTAREQIGKRIVGQTEVLEQLLVCVLADGNALLESNPGLGKTTMVRTVAEVTDLDFSRIQNTPDLMPSDVTGTEMIQERETGREFVFERGPVFANVVLADEINRATPKTQAALLEAMQEKQVTVAGETYELPRPFFVLATQNPIDQSGTYALPEAQTDRFMLKLLIDYPGYDEERRIVDTYTAGAEQVPVERVLSREEIRETQQLVRELPIADDLRDRAIQLVRRTREADEIDFGASPRASMALVLAAKARAFLRGRSHVAGEDIEALAAPVLRHRIVLDFQAEREGRTPDDVVRALLDE; this is encoded by the coding sequence ATGACAGACAACGACATCGACACTCTCCAGCGGAAACTCGGTACCGCCCGCGAACAGATCGGCAAGCGCATCGTCGGCCAGACGGAGGTCCTCGAACAGCTGCTCGTCTGCGTCCTCGCGGACGGCAACGCCCTGCTGGAGTCCAACCCCGGCCTGGGCAAGACGACGATGGTCCGGACCGTCGCCGAGGTCACCGACCTCGACTTCTCGCGCATCCAGAACACGCCGGACCTGATGCCCTCCGACGTGACCGGGACCGAGATGATACAGGAGCGCGAGACGGGCCGGGAGTTCGTCTTCGAGCGCGGTCCGGTGTTCGCCAACGTCGTACTCGCAGACGAGATCAACCGCGCGACGCCGAAGACCCAGGCCGCGCTGCTCGAGGCGATGCAGGAGAAGCAGGTGACGGTGGCCGGCGAGACCTACGAGCTGCCGCGGCCCTTCTTCGTCCTCGCGACCCAGAACCCCATCGACCAGTCGGGGACCTACGCCCTGCCGGAGGCCCAGACGGACCGCTTCATGCTCAAGCTGCTCATCGACTACCCGGGGTACGACGAGGAGCGCCGGATCGTCGACACCTACACCGCCGGCGCTGAACAGGTCCCCGTCGAGCGGGTCCTCTCCCGGGAGGAGATCCGCGAGACACAGCAGCTCGTCCGCGAGCTCCCGATCGCCGACGACCTGCGGGACCGGGCGATCCAGCTCGTCCGGCGGACCCGCGAGGCCGACGAGATCGACTTCGGCGCGAGCCCGCGGGCCAGCATGGCGCTCGTCCTCGCCGCGAAGGCCCGGGCGTTCCTCCGGGGCCGGTCACACGTCGCCGGCGAGGACATCGAAGCGCTGGCCGCGCCGGTCCTCCGGCACCGCATCGTGCTGGACTTCCAGGCCGAGCGGGAGGGCCGGACGCCCGACGACGTGGTCCGGGCGCTACTGGACGAATGA
- a CDS encoding DUF58 domain-containing protein encodes MTIEPDFLDELSRFDAALNRESTALRQGDQRSPRVGEGLTFSDYRRYSPGDDTRRIDWRLFARTEEYFIKQYEEERSLTVHVLVDASASMDFGDGPTHKFETAAKLGLGVAYLTGEENNEFRFATVRERPDRLDGGRSNRGELLGLVDQLNAVDPAGEAALQSVLVEYAERIRSRSLVVLLSDCLTDPDAIADGVAALARNDVDVLVVRVIAPEEREPAAVGDALFADPESEATRRTYFSGSLAETYRDRLAAHVDTVEDRVTELGAEHVVVDTGRDFFDAFASVWLQ; translated from the coding sequence ATGACCATCGAACCGGACTTCCTCGACGAACTGAGCCGCTTCGACGCGGCGCTGAACCGCGAGTCGACGGCGCTCAGGCAGGGCGACCAGCGGTCCCCCCGCGTCGGCGAGGGGCTGACCTTCAGCGACTACCGCCGGTACTCGCCGGGCGACGACACGCGCCGCATCGACTGGCGGCTGTTCGCCCGGACGGAGGAGTACTTCATCAAGCAGTACGAGGAGGAGCGCAGCCTGACCGTCCACGTGCTCGTCGACGCCAGCGCCTCGATGGACTTCGGGGACGGCCCGACGCACAAGTTCGAGACGGCCGCGAAGCTCGGGCTGGGCGTCGCCTACCTCACCGGCGAGGAGAACAACGAGTTCCGCTTCGCGACCGTCCGGGAGCGGCCCGATCGCCTCGACGGCGGCCGGTCGAACCGGGGCGAACTACTCGGGCTCGTCGACCAACTGAACGCGGTCGACCCGGCCGGCGAGGCCGCCCTCCAGTCGGTGCTCGTGGAGTACGCCGAGCGCATCCGGTCGCGTTCGCTGGTCGTCCTGCTGAGCGACTGCCTGACCGATCCGGACGCGATCGCCGACGGCGTGGCCGCGCTCGCCCGCAACGACGTCGACGTGCTCGTCGTCAGGGTGATCGCGCCCGAGGAGCGAGAGCCGGCGGCCGTCGGCGACGCCCTGTTCGCCGACCCCGAGAGCGAGGCGACCCGGCGGACGTACTTCAGCGGGTCGCTTGCGGAGACCTACCGCGACCGTCTCGCCGCCCACGTCGACACGGTCGAGGACCGCGTGACCGAGCTCGGGGCCGAGCACGTCGTCGTCGACACCGGACGGGACTTCTTCGACGCGTTCGCGAGCGTCTGGTTGCAGTGA
- a CDS encoding glycosyltransferase, with the protein MGDHISVRRTRIAEKLAERGIEADIRDTSGLDALAAVRTAIEGDYDVILGNVRVGLYLGYPLARLLGTPFVGDVSDPLSDFEDLPWPLFRLLSAYEWFVLGHADACAFTYDETKAEADRRGIEGQKLPNAVDYDFFADPDPEAVAEAVEILDAEGVDRSKPIAVYIGGMIEETYHLTDIVDAAERRPDWEFVFVGDGPQRDVVVDAAAELDNVHFPGAFDYRLMPGFLAHATAGFCLKDAEQPLKIAEYGAAGLVGVVQPGDLSERFADDEVLVSDPTGEALAAALATLDDESVRETYAENLRDRAKSVGWDDVAAEYDRTIRRVARE; encoded by the coding sequence ATGGGCGACCACATCAGCGTCCGGCGGACCCGGATCGCGGAGAAGCTGGCCGAGCGCGGCATCGAGGCGGACATCCGCGACACGAGCGGGCTGGACGCGCTCGCCGCGGTCAGGACCGCGATCGAGGGCGACTACGACGTGATCCTCGGCAACGTCCGCGTCGGCCTCTACCTCGGCTATCCGCTCGCCCGGCTCCTGGGGACGCCGTTCGTCGGCGACGTGAGCGACCCGCTGAGCGACTTCGAGGACCTGCCGTGGCCGCTGTTCCGCCTGCTGTCGGCCTACGAGTGGTTCGTCCTCGGCCACGCGGACGCGTGTGCCTTCACCTACGACGAGACCAAGGCGGAGGCCGACCGGCGGGGAATCGAGGGACAGAAGCTCCCCAACGCCGTCGACTACGACTTCTTCGCCGACCCCGATCCCGAGGCCGTCGCCGAGGCCGTCGAGATCCTCGACGCCGAGGGGGTGGACCGCTCGAAGCCGATCGCCGTCTACATCGGCGGGATGATCGAGGAGACCTACCACCTCACCGACATCGTCGACGCCGCGGAGCGACGCCCCGACTGGGAGTTCGTCTTCGTCGGCGACGGCCCCCAGCGGGACGTCGTCGTCGACGCCGCCGCGGAGCTTGACAACGTCCACTTCCCGGGCGCGTTCGACTACCGGCTGATGCCGGGCTTCCTGGCCCACGCCACGGCCGGCTTCTGTCTGAAGGACGCCGAGCAGCCGCTGAAGATCGCCGAGTACGGCGCGGCCGGGCTCGTCGGCGTCGTCCAGCCGGGCGACCTGAGCGAGCGGTTCGCCGACGACGAGGTGCTGGTCAGCGACCCGACCGGCGAGGCGCTCGCCGCGGCGCTGGCGACGCTGGACGACGAGAGCGTCCGGGAGACCTACGCCGAGAACCTCCGGGACCGGGCCAAGTCCGTCGGCTGGGACGACGTGGCCGCCGAGTACGACCGGACGATCCGCCGCGTGGCCCGCGAGTGA
- a CDS encoding lipopolysaccharide biosynthesis protein — protein MRIGYKALVHFGSQVLVSVVGFLATFAIINLGSEALLGEYSTAIALGYFWLVFPAMAVKSGVTKRISEGVDQGEYLGAGIALNVVVGVAAVAAVGALAFTVETLSGGVEVAGRTVTAGGTVFARVVGDHTLLLAALGLGAVVFGTAVAGIEGRKRVGTAGLLTAAERTGRTGVQVAALLAGYGLGALLFGPVVSLFALAVVGFLLLDVRPRLPDRHHFERIVEYVRYAWLGTLRSRVYGWMDTLVLSLFVGASLIGIYEAAWGVASLLSVFSVSIKRTLFPEVSELASDDDIERVRHFLGESLVFGGLVVIPGLFGSLVIGQRVLQFYDPAITRGGGILAILVGAYAVDVYASQFLNVVNAVDRPDIAYRVNAAFIGTNVVLNLVLVWQYGWYGAATATALSASLRTVLGYRGVRTAIGRVGVPLGAIGRQVVAAVVMAAAVLAVNDATPRGRVWTLLLAGGGAAVYFGVLVVLSTRVREKAFSVLPLDYSR, from the coding sequence GTGCGTATCGGCTACAAGGCGCTCGTCCACTTCGGCTCGCAGGTCCTGGTCTCGGTCGTCGGGTTCCTGGCGACGTTCGCCATCATCAACCTCGGGAGCGAGGCGCTGCTGGGGGAGTACTCGACGGCCATCGCGCTGGGGTACTTCTGGCTCGTCTTCCCCGCGATGGCGGTCAAGTCCGGCGTCACGAAGCGCATCAGCGAGGGCGTCGACCAGGGTGAGTACCTCGGTGCCGGGATCGCGCTCAACGTCGTCGTCGGCGTGGCGGCCGTCGCCGCCGTCGGTGCGCTGGCGTTCACCGTGGAGACACTGAGCGGGGGCGTCGAGGTCGCTGGTCGCACGGTCACGGCCGGCGGTACCGTCTTCGCTCGCGTCGTCGGCGACCACACCCTCCTGCTGGCGGCGCTCGGGCTGGGAGCCGTCGTCTTCGGAACGGCCGTCGCGGGCATCGAGGGGCGCAAGCGGGTCGGGACCGCCGGGCTGCTGACGGCCGCCGAACGGACCGGTCGGACGGGGGTTCAGGTGGCCGCGCTGCTGGCCGGCTACGGCCTTGGCGCACTGCTGTTCGGACCGGTCGTCTCGCTGTTCGCGCTCGCCGTCGTGGGGTTCCTCCTCCTCGACGTCCGCCCGAGACTTCCTGACCGCCACCACTTCGAGCGGATCGTCGAGTACGTCCGCTACGCGTGGCTGGGGACCCTCCGCTCGCGGGTGTACGGCTGGATGGACACGCTGGTGCTCTCCCTGTTCGTCGGCGCGTCGCTCATCGGGATCTACGAGGCCGCGTGGGGCGTGGCCTCGCTGCTGTCGGTGTTCAGCGTCTCGATCAAGCGGACGCTGTTCCCGGAGGTCAGCGAGCTGGCGAGCGACGACGACATCGAGCGCGTGAGGCACTTCCTCGGCGAGAGCCTGGTCTTCGGCGGCCTCGTCGTCATCCCCGGTCTGTTCGGGAGCCTCGTCATCGGGCAGCGGGTGCTCCAGTTCTACGACCCCGCGATCACCCGCGGCGGCGGCATCCTCGCCATCCTCGTCGGTGCCTACGCCGTCGACGTGTACGCCAGCCAGTTCCTCAACGTCGTCAACGCCGTCGACCGCCCGGACATCGCCTACCGCGTCAACGCCGCGTTCATCGGCACCAACGTCGTCTTGAACCTCGTGCTGGTCTGGCAGTACGGCTGGTACGGCGCGGCGACGGCGACGGCCCTCTCGGCGTCGCTCCGGACCGTGCTGGGGTACCGCGGCGTCCGGACGGCGATCGGTCGGGTCGGTGTCCCGCTGGGTGCCATCGGGCGGCAGGTCGTCGCCGCAGTGGTGATGGCCGCGGCGGTCCTCGCGGTCAACGACGCGACGCCCCGGGGCCGGGTCTGGACGCTCCTCCTGGCGGGCGGGGGCGCGGCGGTGTACTTCGGCGTCCTCGTGGTCCTCTCGACGCGCGTCCGCGAGAAGGCGTTCTCCGTGCTCCCGCTCGACTACTCCAGGTAG
- a CDS encoding sulfatase-like hydrolase/transferase, translated as MARPNVLLVVLDSVRARNCSLYGHANETTPFLTDFAEGATVYEQARAPGVHSIASHVSVFTGHEVHQHGLTEHGARLDPEATVWAELAADGYDTGLFTPNAVVTRSSNLGESFEHVTGPKRTGVPYPDALTLDDVDDADPATFVRTALGRDDRIRSLYNGLWMKFGSHAEHDPEAEAADRYLDDFLEWTDARDGPWAACVNLMDAHYPYRPAAEYDEWGNDRLHALHDDFPEGSGVADYINGDRPWWEVAALTALYDGCIRQADAAMERLVADLRERGLYEDTFLVVTSDHGECFGEPTHVRPDVRTVGHRYGVPEPLTHVPLVTKRPGQSDGDRVRAPTTLSAFPEAVDAVRDGAEEPAFRTDRPVLTSTFRQLSGSGLTTYLDDPDSYVGPWRAVYDAADGGDGVRKSVTHRDATATVRVRDAQTAYRTATDDDDRVAAAFDALDPVTIGEGEGDEGLAPDVEDHLEELGYIR; from the coding sequence ATGGCCCGCCCGAACGTCCTGCTCGTGGTCCTCGACAGCGTCCGGGCGCGGAACTGCTCGCTGTACGGCCACGCCAACGAGACGACGCCGTTCCTCACGGACTTCGCCGAGGGGGCCACCGTCTACGAGCAGGCCCGCGCGCCGGGCGTCCACAGCATCGCCAGCCACGTGAGCGTCTTCACGGGCCACGAGGTCCACCAGCACGGCCTGACCGAACACGGGGCGCGGCTGGACCCCGAGGCGACGGTCTGGGCGGAGCTCGCGGCCGACGGCTACGACACCGGGCTGTTCACGCCCAACGCCGTCGTCACCCGGTCCTCGAACCTCGGAGAGTCGTTCGAACACGTCACCGGGCCGAAGCGGACCGGCGTCCCCTACCCCGACGCGCTGACGCTGGACGACGTGGACGACGCCGATCCGGCGACGTTCGTCAGGACGGCGCTGGGACGCGACGACCGGATTCGGTCGCTGTACAACGGCCTGTGGATGAAGTTCGGCAGCCACGCCGAGCACGATCCCGAGGCCGAGGCCGCGGACCGCTATCTGGACGACTTCCTCGAGTGGACCGACGCTCGCGACGGCCCGTGGGCGGCCTGCGTGAACCTGATGGACGCCCACTACCCGTACCGGCCGGCGGCCGAGTACGACGAGTGGGGCAACGACCGTCTGCACGCCCTCCACGACGACTTCCCGGAGGGGTCGGGCGTCGCGGACTACATCAACGGCGACCGGCCGTGGTGGGAGGTGGCGGCGCTGACGGCGCTGTACGACGGCTGCATCCGGCAGGCCGACGCCGCGATGGAGCGCCTCGTCGCCGACCTCCGTGAGCGCGGGCTGTACGAGGACACGTTCCTCGTCGTCACGAGCGACCACGGGGAGTGTTTCGGCGAGCCGACCCACGTCCGGCCCGACGTGCGAACGGTCGGGCACCGCTACGGCGTCCCGGAACCGCTGACCCACGTCCCGCTCGTGACCAAGCGGCCCGGCCAGTCCGACGGCGACCGCGTCCGTGCGCCGACGACGCTCTCGGCGTTCCCCGAGGCCGTCGACGCCGTCCGCGATGGAGCCGAGGAGCCGGCGTTTCGCACCGACCGCCCGGTGCTCACCTCGACGTTCCGGCAGCTCTCGGGCAGCGGCCTCACCACCTACCTCGACGACCCGGACAGCTACGTCGGACCGTGGCGAGCGGTGTACGACGCCGCCGACGGCGGCGACGGAGTCCGGAAGTCGGTCACGCACCGCGACGCGACGGCGACGGTCCGCGTCCGGGACGCACAGACCGCCTATCGGACGGCCACGGACGACGACGACCGGGTCGCGGCCGCCTTCGACGCGCTCGACCCCGTGACGATCGGCGAGGGCGAGGGCGACGAGGGACTGGCCCCCGACGTCGAGGACCACCTCGAGGAACTGGGCTACATCCGCTGA
- a CDS encoding oligosaccharyl transferase, archaeosortase A system-associated, with translation MSQSRGYLDEHPELESALDWVREWYHVLAVLLVFGFTLWNRVRNYDEFIVDGEVLLSGQDPWYHYRSTMFVVENWPSTMPFDPWTYFPYGTASGQFGTLFDQVFATVALIVGLGSPSEQTVGMVAIVAPAVLGALAVLPTYVVGRRLGGRLGGVTGIVVLGLSAGTFLQRSLAGTYDHQVAEGLLQVTAVLAVMVAVSVAERDKPVYEQFRERAVDPLRETIAYSALAGFAIALYLWTWPPAVLLLGILGTFFLLWLTVEVLRGKSPEHVAIAGTVMMGTVTVLELAVINTLSITATDHSLLQPLLALAIGFGCVFMAWLARYLEQEGYDATLYPVTVGGILVTGAVLMAILTPDLLSYFVDQVLRVVGFTASPSATQTSVGEATPLRNAGRLYQYYGLSLFVAGLGALLVVVEQFLDREASAQEFLMVVWGAFILAANFTQIRFGVYTVFPVAALTAYVVGRATDWVDLSASDDVETWEVLTVVALVFVIVGPMVLVQPLATDVGATAGPGQEAKGWNDGLDWMESHTPAEGTYGTGGEQTLEYYGTYQARDDYDYQAGEYGVMSWWDYGHLITVEGERIPNANPFQQGATMAANFLLAPNESQANDVLQQVDEDDAQTRYVAVDWKMVNTYGQYGGKFFAPPRFYNASEVSANDYYRTIVSRQRGYQFNYRTQAYYNTTVVRLYDYHGSAVEPRPVVLDWEIATQNGRQVRVTPEDGRAVKAFNSMAAAREYAANDSTSQVGGFGSVPSERVPAMEHYRYVGSSERNAYVSEAHNIATFVEGASLGLNIRPPAGNATTCGANQTAMPFNGQQFCIPDSQEAFLNQNNPAWTKIFERVPGGTIEGTGPENTTVTASVQMRNHQTNETFVYTQQARTGPDGEFTMTVPYSTTGYDEWGTQEGYTNVSVRAEGQYQFRAIGVDNGSRVPYAGTTHVTEGQVIGENGTAATVELEPLFQVSSGDDSSSNSSSIAAPTDGERATAP, from the coding sequence ATGAGTCAATCGCGGGGATACCTCGACGAACACCCCGAACTGGAGTCCGCCCTGGACTGGGTACGGGAGTGGTACCACGTCCTCGCCGTCCTCCTCGTGTTCGGGTTCACGCTGTGGAACCGGGTCCGCAACTACGACGAGTTCATCGTCGACGGTGAGGTGCTGCTCAGCGGGCAGGACCCTTGGTATCACTACCGTTCGACGATGTTCGTGGTCGAGAACTGGCCGTCCACGATGCCGTTCGACCCCTGGACGTACTTCCCCTACGGCACTGCGTCGGGGCAGTTCGGGACCCTCTTCGACCAGGTGTTCGCGACGGTCGCGCTGATCGTCGGCCTGGGCTCTCCCAGCGAACAGACGGTCGGGATGGTCGCGATCGTCGCGCCGGCCGTCCTCGGTGCGCTGGCCGTGTTGCCGACCTACGTCGTCGGCCGTCGCCTCGGCGGCCGCCTCGGTGGCGTCACCGGCATCGTCGTCCTCGGACTCTCGGCGGGCACGTTCCTCCAGCGGAGCCTCGCCGGGACCTACGACCACCAGGTCGCCGAGGGGCTGTTGCAGGTGACCGCCGTCCTCGCGGTTATGGTCGCGGTCAGCGTAGCGGAGCGCGACAAACCCGTCTACGAACAGTTCCGAGAGCGGGCCGTCGACCCGCTCCGGGAGACGATCGCTTACTCCGCGCTGGCCGGGTTCGCCATCGCGCTCTACCTCTGGACGTGGCCCCCGGCCGTCCTCCTGCTCGGGATCCTCGGGACGTTCTTCCTGCTCTGGCTCACCGTCGAGGTGCTCCGCGGGAAGAGCCCCGAACACGTCGCCATCGCCGGTACGGTGATGATGGGGACGGTCACCGTCCTCGAGCTCGCGGTTATCAACACGCTCTCGATCACCGCGACCGATCACTCGCTGCTCCAGCCGCTCCTGGCGCTGGCGATCGGCTTCGGCTGTGTGTTCATGGCGTGGCTCGCCCGGTACCTGGAGCAGGAGGGGTACGACGCGACGCTGTATCCGGTGACCGTCGGTGGCATCCTCGTCACCGGGGCCGTCCTGATGGCGATCCTCACGCCGGACCTGCTGAGCTACTTCGTCGACCAGGTGCTCCGCGTCGTCGGCTTCACGGCGAGCCCGTCGGCCACACAGACCTCGGTCGGCGAGGCGACGCCGCTGCGGAACGCCGGACGGCTCTACCAGTACTACGGGCTCTCGCTGTTCGTCGCCGGTCTCGGCGCGCTGCTTGTCGTCGTCGAGCAGTTCCTCGACCGCGAGGCCAGCGCCCAGGAGTTCCTGATGGTCGTCTGGGGCGCGTTCATCCTCGCCGCGAACTTCACGCAGATCCGCTTCGGCGTCTACACGGTGTTCCCGGTGGCGGCGCTGACGGCCTACGTGGTCGGGCGTGCCACCGACTGGGTCGACCTCTCGGCCAGCGACGACGTGGAGACGTGGGAGGTGCTGACCGTCGTCGCCCTCGTGTTCGTCATCGTCGGCCCGATGGTGCTCGTCCAGCCGCTCGCGACCGACGTGGGTGCCACGGCCGGACCCGGACAGGAGGCCAAGGGGTGGAACGACGGCCTCGACTGGATGGAGTCTCACACCCCGGCAGAGGGGACCTACGGCACCGGCGGCGAACAGACGCTGGAGTACTACGGCACGTACCAGGCACGCGACGACTACGACTACCAGGCGGGCGAGTACGGCGTGATGTCGTGGTGGGACTACGGGCACCTCATCACCGTCGAGGGCGAACGGATCCCCAACGCGAACCCGTTCCAGCAGGGGGCCACGATGGCCGCGAACTTCCTGCTCGCGCCCAACGAGAGCCAGGCGAACGACGTGCTCCAGCAGGTCGACGAGGACGACGCCCAGACCCGCTACGTCGCCGTCGACTGGAAGATGGTCAACACCTACGGGCAGTACGGCGGGAAGTTCTTCGCGCCGCCCCGGTTCTACAACGCCTCCGAGGTCTCGGCGAACGACTACTACCGGACCATCGTCAGCCGCCAGCGCGGCTACCAGTTCAACTACCGGACGCAGGCCTACTACAACACGACGGTCGTCCGCCTCTACGACTACCACGGGAGCGCGGTCGAACCGCGGCCGGTCGTGCTCGACTGGGAGATCGCGACGCAGAACGGCCGACAGGTCCGGGTGACGCCCGAGGACGGCCGAGCGGTGAAGGCGTTCAACTCGATGGCGGCCGCCCGCGAGTACGCCGCCAACGACAGCACCTCGCAGGTCGGTGGCTTCGGGAGCGTCCCGTCCGAGCGCGTGCCGGCGATGGAACACTACCGCTACGTCGGGTCCAGCGAGCGCAACGCCTACGTCTCCGAGGCCCACAACATCGCGACCTTCGTCGAGGGCGCGAGCCTGGGGCTGAACATCCGACCGCCGGCGGGCAACGCCACCACCTGCGGGGCCAACCAGACTGCGATGCCGTTCAACGGCCAGCAGTTCTGTATCCCCGACAGCCAGGAGGCGTTCCTGAACCAGAACAACCCCGCCTGGACGAAGATCTTCGAGCGGGTCCCCGGTGGGACGATCGAGGGGACCGGCCCGGAGAACACTACGGTGACCGCGTCCGTGCAGATGCGGAACCACCAGACCAACGAGACGTTCGTCTACACCCAGCAGGCCCGGACCGGCCCCGACGGCGAGTTCACGATGACGGTGCCGTACTCGACGACGGGCTACGACGAGTGGGGCACCCAGGAGGGGTACACGAACGTCAGCGTCCGCGCCGAGGGTCAGTACCAGTTCCGGGCCATCGGCGTCGACAACGGGAGTCGAGTTCCCTACGCCGGCACGACGCACGTGACCGAGGGGCAGGTCATCGGTGAGAACGGGACGGCGGCGACCGTCGAACTCGAACCGCTGTTCCAGGTGAGCTCCGGTGACGACTCGTCGTCGAACTCGTCGAGCATCGCCGCACCGACCGACGGCGAGCGCGCGACCGCGCCCTGA
- a CDS encoding TrmB family transcriptional regulator — translation MTDASDVFDRVGLTEYETTALEELLSLGRTTAPNLAEATGIPKARIYGVLDELCDRGFVKEIPGRPKEYQPKSPEEILDRAVENERQAYESFASDIEDARGEFLSAYRPRYERASEDISPAAELFHVVDVGEPSERETRRLYREAAETLRVVTNSFAYLDSVESALADALDRGVDVDVLFLHPDRLPAEKAAVQAEVVERLTEAFPAVEVRFSVERLPLRGTVADPSMDYEGGEAILLVEEPDVPDHRRQAALTGNGSFVAGLQRYFDLVWEHESVPPADVR, via the coding sequence ATGACCGATGCGTCCGACGTGTTCGACCGCGTTGGGCTGACCGAGTACGAGACGACGGCACTGGAGGAACTCCTGTCGCTGGGTCGGACGACGGCACCGAACCTCGCGGAGGCCACCGGCATCCCGAAGGCCCGTATCTACGGCGTCCTGGACGAGTTGTGTGACCGCGGGTTCGTCAAGGAGATCCCCGGTCGGCCCAAGGAGTACCAGCCCAAGTCCCCCGAGGAGATCCTCGACCGCGCGGTCGAGAACGAACGGCAGGCCTACGAGTCGTTCGCCAGCGATATTGAGGACGCCCGCGGGGAGTTCCTCTCGGCGTACCGGCCCCGCTACGAGCGAGCGAGCGAGGACATCTCGCCCGCCGCCGAACTGTTCCACGTCGTCGACGTGGGCGAACCGAGCGAACGCGAGACCCGGCGGCTCTACCGCGAGGCCGCGGAGACGCTCCGAGTGGTGACGAACAGCTTCGCCTACCTGGACAGCGTCGAGAGCGCCCTCGCGGACGCGCTCGACCGAGGCGTCGACGTCGACGTCCTGTTTCTCCACCCCGACCGGCTCCCGGCGGAGAAGGCCGCCGTCCAGGCCGAGGTCGTCGAGCGGCTGACCGAGGCGTTCCCCGCCGTCGAGGTGCGGTTCAGCGTCGAGCGACTGCCGCTCCGGGGGACGGTGGCCGACCCGAGCATGGACTACGAGGGCGGCGAGGCCATCCTGCTGGTCGAGGAGCCGGACGTCCCCGACCACAGACGGCAGGCCGCGCTGACGGGGAACGGCTCGTTCGTGGCCGGGCTACAGCGGTACTTCGATCTGGTGTGGGAACACGAGAGCGTCCCGCCGGCGGACGTGAGATAA